From Amycolatopsis sp. cg9, one genomic window encodes:
- a CDS encoding LysR family transcriptional regulator, protein MNLARLDLNLLVALDALLQERSVTRAAARMGLGQPAVSAQLARLRRHFHDDLLTRSGNQYRLTPLAVQLKERVRVALSGAERVFAAEPDFDPASSAREFSMLMSDYGVAVLGPGIAARLAEEAPGTRLRFPANTPRMVDAAAQELVHTDLLVIPHGFVDDLPHQDLYRDEWVCLVAAGNTTVEDSLTVRQLETMPWVVTYHGPTASTPAARQMRMLGIEPHIQVVTETFLTVPGLIAGSGRVALVQRRLADGIPAELGVRALPCPFDATPLVEAMWWHPMYDDDPEHRYLRDVVQRAVAAMIGITPADTALREK, encoded by the coding sequence GTGAACCTGGCTCGGCTGGACCTGAACCTGTTGGTGGCGCTCGACGCGCTGCTGCAGGAGCGCAGCGTGACGCGCGCGGCGGCGCGGATGGGCCTCGGCCAGCCCGCGGTGTCGGCCCAGCTGGCCCGGCTGCGCCGGCACTTCCACGACGACCTGCTCACCCGGTCGGGGAACCAGTACCGGCTCACCCCGCTGGCCGTCCAGCTCAAGGAACGCGTGCGCGTGGCCCTGTCCGGAGCCGAGCGGGTGTTCGCCGCCGAGCCCGACTTCGACCCGGCCTCCTCGGCGCGCGAGTTCTCGATGCTCATGAGCGACTACGGGGTGGCCGTGCTCGGCCCCGGCATCGCGGCCCGCCTCGCCGAGGAAGCACCGGGCACCCGGCTGCGGTTCCCCGCGAACACGCCCAGGATGGTCGACGCGGCCGCGCAGGAGCTGGTCCACACCGACCTGCTGGTGATCCCGCACGGGTTCGTCGACGACCTGCCGCACCAGGACCTCTACCGCGACGAATGGGTGTGCCTGGTGGCCGCGGGCAACACCACCGTCGAAGACTCCCTGACCGTCCGGCAGCTGGAGACCATGCCGTGGGTCGTGACCTACCACGGGCCGACGGCGTCCACCCCGGCCGCGCGGCAGATGCGCATGCTCGGCATCGAACCGCACATCCAGGTGGTCACCGAGACGTTCCTGACCGTGCCCGGGCTCATCGCGGGCTCCGGCCGCGTGGCGCTGGTGCAGCGCCGGCTCGCCGACGGGATCCCGGCCGAGCTCGGCGTGCGGGCGCTCCCCTGCCCCTTCGACGCGACCCCGCTCGTCGAAGCGATGTGGTGGCACCCGATGTACGACGACGACCCCGAGCACCGCTACCTGCGCGACGTCGTCCAGCGCGCCGTCGCCGCGATGATCGGCATCACCCCGGCTGATACCGCCCTTCGGGAGAAGTGA
- a CDS encoding VOC family protein — protein MTDGLITHLRHVDLAVPDLARQQDFYAGAWGLTTEHTDTGIAFLAAEGSPEHYIVRLRQAADKRIDLIAFGVATAADVDTLAARLATAGVTLVHEPRSLHTPGGGYGFRFFDNEGRTIEISADVAVRAHRKIEAGEAIPVRLSHAVINSADPEGTRQFYERHLGFRLSDTLTHPRLGGMMWFLRINAWHHSLAIARGPHPSLHHASFEMRGIDEYLRGTGKLLRAGVEKIWGPGRHLAGNNTFSYFLDPHGNTVEYTTELELIDEDTWHPHLYDFTRPEVSDQWGTANAMNEFVASRSFNDPDKGLFVAPPV, from the coding sequence ATGACCGACGGCCTGATCACCCACCTGCGGCACGTCGACCTCGCCGTGCCCGACCTCGCCCGCCAGCAGGACTTCTACGCCGGCGCGTGGGGCCTGACCACCGAGCACACCGACACCGGGATCGCCTTCCTCGCCGCGGAAGGCTCGCCCGAGCACTACATCGTGCGGCTGCGCCAGGCGGCGGACAAGCGCATCGACCTGATCGCCTTCGGCGTGGCCACCGCGGCCGACGTCGACACCCTGGCCGCCCGCCTGGCGACCGCCGGCGTCACCCTGGTCCACGAGCCGCGTTCGCTGCACACCCCCGGTGGCGGTTACGGGTTCCGGTTCTTCGACAACGAAGGCCGCACCATCGAGATCAGCGCCGACGTCGCGGTCCGCGCCCACCGGAAGATCGAAGCCGGCGAGGCGATCCCGGTCCGGCTGTCCCACGCCGTGATCAACTCCGCCGACCCCGAAGGCACGCGGCAGTTCTACGAGCGCCACCTCGGCTTCCGGCTGTCCGACACCCTGACGCACCCGCGGCTGGGCGGGATGATGTGGTTCCTGCGCATCAACGCCTGGCACCACAGCCTCGCCATCGCCCGCGGCCCGCACCCGTCGCTGCACCACGCGTCGTTCGAGATGCGGGGGATCGACGAGTACCTGCGCGGTACCGGGAAGCTGCTGCGCGCCGGGGTCGAGAAGATCTGGGGGCCCGGGCGGCACCTGGCCGGCAACAACACCTTCAGCTACTTCCTCGACCCGCACGGCAACACCGTCGAGTACACCACCGAACTCGAGCTGATCGACGAGGACACCTGGCACCCGCACCTCTACGACTTCACCCGGCCCGAGGTGTCCGACCAGTGGGGGACGGCCAACGCGATGAACGAGTTCGTCGCCTCGCGCTCCTTCAACGACCCCGACAAGGGCCTGTTCGTGGCCCCGCCGGTCTGA
- a CDS encoding FAD-dependent oxidoreductase — MPAVTTVLVVGSGLAGTATAIHLANGGVAVDLVEAEPGVAALGSGITLQGNALRELRALGVWEEVRAKGYGFDGLGLRAPDPAGTLLAELPDARTGGPDLPAALGMPRPDLARILHDRAAATGAKIRFGLTTTELRQGGSHVEATFTDGSTGRYDLVVGADGVRSTIRRLLGIDLATRSTGMGIWRAFGPRPASVTRTDLFYGGPSYIAGYCPTGENSLYAYVVEEARDRSSLSPPERLAVMRELASAYHGPWDDILATLDDPSRVNYTRFETHVLPAPWHRGRVVLIGDAAHACPPTLAQGGAQALEDAAVLGELLLGAETLDDTLWRAFAERRVARATAVVEASNQLCQWLLDHEQGDVPGLMGRISALVAQPA; from the coding sequence ATGCCCGCCGTCACCACCGTCCTCGTCGTCGGCAGCGGACTCGCCGGCACCGCCACCGCGATCCACCTCGCGAACGGGGGAGTCGCGGTCGACCTCGTGGAAGCCGAGCCCGGCGTCGCCGCCCTCGGGTCGGGGATCACGTTGCAGGGAAACGCCTTGCGCGAGCTGCGCGCCCTCGGCGTGTGGGAGGAGGTCCGGGCGAAGGGGTACGGGTTCGACGGCCTGGGACTGCGCGCGCCCGATCCCGCCGGCACCCTGCTGGCCGAACTCCCGGACGCCCGCACCGGCGGCCCGGACCTGCCCGCCGCCCTGGGCATGCCGCGTCCCGACCTCGCCCGGATCCTGCACGACCGCGCGGCCGCGACCGGCGCGAAGATCCGGTTCGGGCTCACGACCACCGAGCTGCGGCAGGGTGGAAGCCACGTCGAGGCCACCTTCACGGACGGCTCGACCGGCCGCTACGACCTGGTCGTCGGGGCCGACGGCGTCCGCTCGACGATCCGGCGGCTGCTGGGCATCGACCTGGCGACCCGCTCGACCGGGATGGGCATCTGGCGCGCCTTCGGTCCTCGCCCGGCGTCGGTCACCCGCACCGACCTCTTCTACGGCGGTCCCAGCTACATCGCGGGCTACTGCCCGACCGGGGAGAACTCGCTCTACGCCTACGTCGTCGAAGAAGCGCGGGACCGCAGTTCCCTGAGCCCGCCGGAGCGGCTCGCCGTCATGCGCGAACTCGCCTCGGCCTACCACGGGCCGTGGGACGACATCCTCGCCACGCTCGACGACCCCTCCCGCGTCAACTACACCCGGTTCGAGACCCACGTGCTGCCCGCGCCGTGGCACCGCGGCCGCGTCGTGCTGATCGGCGACGCCGCCCACGCCTGCCCGCCGACTCTGGCCCAGGGGGGCGCTCAAGCGCTCGAGGACGCGGCTGTCCTCGGTGAGCTCCTGCTCGGCGCCGAAACCCTGGACGACACGCTGTGGCGCGCTTTCGCCGAACGCCGGGTGGCCCGGGCGACGGCCGTGGTCGAGGCGTCGAACCAGCTTTGCCAGTGGCTCCTCGACCACGAACAGGGCGACGTTCCCGGCCTGATGGGCCGCATCTCCGCCCTCGTCGCCCAGCCCGCCTGA
- a CDS encoding alpha/beta hydrolase family protein, whose protein sequence is MFEYFPGNYVWNLGVVAALNSGGLIDEIDRACRPIREAAARGSDAGTPDFLRAWTALTDQLVTQAEAAEKAGHERTAGQLYFRAANYLCQAERMLAHSNPDRLPTYRRVLALAQKAFDLRDPRVSRVEIPYEGTTLPAYFSAATSAGPAPVVVLVNGLDSTKEHMYGSAHWAELAARGISCLMLDQPGTGEALRLQGITARIDSEVWAGAAVDWLEQRDDVDPARIGIVGWSLGGYYAPRAAAFEKRFALCVAWGANHDWGAVQRRRLEREGERPVPHYWEHVLWVWGHDDLDTFITFADDVHLDGVVEKITVPFLIAHGEQDRQIPLEYAHRSYAQAVNSPRRELRVFTPDEGATEHIGLDHLPHVSTYIADWVAGTFATTRG, encoded by the coding sequence GTGTTCGAGTACTTCCCCGGTAACTACGTCTGGAACCTCGGCGTGGTCGCCGCGCTGAACTCCGGTGGCCTGATCGACGAGATCGACCGCGCCTGCCGCCCGATCCGCGAAGCCGCCGCGCGGGGCTCCGACGCCGGGACCCCGGACTTCCTGCGTGCTTGGACGGCCTTGACCGACCAGCTCGTCACCCAGGCCGAAGCCGCGGAGAAAGCCGGGCACGAGCGCACCGCCGGGCAGCTGTACTTCCGCGCCGCCAACTACCTCTGCCAGGCCGAGCGCATGCTCGCCCACTCGAACCCCGACCGGCTGCCCACCTACCGCCGCGTCCTGGCCCTGGCGCAGAAGGCCTTCGACCTGCGCGACCCGCGCGTCTCCCGGGTGGAGATCCCCTACGAGGGAACGACTTTGCCCGCGTACTTCAGCGCGGCCACGAGCGCCGGTCCGGCGCCGGTCGTGGTGCTGGTCAACGGCCTGGACTCGACCAAGGAGCACATGTACGGATCGGCGCACTGGGCGGAGCTGGCCGCCCGCGGCATCTCGTGCCTCATGCTCGACCAGCCAGGCACCGGCGAAGCGTTGCGGCTCCAGGGGATCACTGCCCGGATCGACAGCGAGGTGTGGGCCGGCGCCGCGGTGGACTGGCTCGAACAGCGCGACGACGTCGACCCGGCGCGGATCGGGATCGTAGGCTGGTCCCTCGGCGGCTACTACGCCCCGCGGGCCGCGGCCTTCGAGAAGCGGTTCGCGTTGTGCGTCGCCTGGGGCGCCAACCACGACTGGGGCGCGGTGCAACGCCGCCGCCTCGAACGCGAGGGCGAACGCCCGGTGCCGCACTACTGGGAGCACGTCCTGTGGGTGTGGGGCCACGACGACCTCGACACGTTCATCACCTTCGCCGACGACGTCCACCTCGACGGCGTCGTCGAGAAGATCACGGTGCCGTTCCTCATCGCCCACGGCGAGCAGGACCGCCAGATCCCGCTCGAGTACGCGCACCGCTCCTACGCGCAGGCGGTCAACTCGCCCCGGCGCGAACTGCGCGTGTTCACCCCGGACGAGGGCGCGACCGAGCACATCGGGCTCGACCACCTCCCGCACGTGAGCACCTACATCGCCGACTGGGTGGCCGGCACCTTCGCCACGACCCGCGGATGA
- a CDS encoding TetR/AcrR family transcriptional regulator translates to MAQETGSRDRIIQAALAMFAEDPGAKLSVRAVAAWAGVSTGSLRYHFPTQRVLQDTVLAVIYDAILPGDLIHDRSAPAAERLLGCLRQVLAAAGVGEQARAGWSEIFKTYIEPEPTEENRAAYFAIDQEAHRRVEYWLTVLSDEGALAAGDNARRARYLVTVLNGLSIARALPSGESILTTETEILQEAVDHVLGQRPTG, encoded by the coding sequence GTGGCGCAGGAGACCGGCAGCCGGGACAGGATCATCCAGGCGGCACTGGCGATGTTCGCGGAGGATCCCGGGGCGAAACTCAGCGTCCGGGCGGTGGCGGCGTGGGCCGGGGTGAGCACCGGCTCACTCAGGTACCACTTCCCGACGCAGCGGGTCCTGCAGGACACCGTCCTCGCCGTCATCTACGACGCGATCCTCCCCGGAGACCTGATCCACGACCGGTCCGCACCGGCCGCGGAACGACTGCTCGGCTGCCTCCGCCAAGTGCTCGCCGCCGCCGGCGTGGGTGAACAAGCGCGAGCGGGCTGGAGCGAGATCTTCAAGACCTACATCGAGCCCGAACCGACCGAGGAAAACCGCGCCGCCTACTTCGCCATCGACCAGGAAGCGCATCGCCGTGTCGAGTACTGGCTGACCGTGCTCAGCGACGAAGGCGCCCTCGCCGCGGGCGACAACGCCCGGCGGGCTCGATACCTCGTCACCGTCCTCAACGGACTCTCGATCGCACGAGCCCTTCCGTCGGGCGAATCAATCCTGACCACCGAGACGGAGATCCTGCAGGAGGCGGTCGACCACGTCCTCGGCCAGCGCCCCACCGGGTGA
- a CDS encoding cyclase family protein produces the protein MDRTDPEGAIAAAAQRCSNWSRWGDDDVLGTLNFLDEAKRREGAALVRRGASFSLAQRFAADGPQKGWRRRTNPIHTMLDTGLDAERGQGFPHGLGGADDVVFMPLQASTQWDGLGHIFDHGIAWNGRRAGDVVTSEGDRVTGIETASGRIAGRGVLLDVGRVIGDDGELPDGFAITTGHLEATIAAHGATARVGRGDLLLVRTGRLARARREGWGDYAGGPAPGLSFTTADWLHRTEIAAIATDTWGFEVRPNEFDDAFQPLHQVAIPHIGLFLGEMWDLDALAADCAADGTYEFWLTADPLPVTGAVGAPVAPIAVK, from the coding sequence GTGGACCGAACCGATCCCGAGGGCGCGATCGCAGCAGCCGCCCAGCGCTGCTCCAACTGGAGCCGCTGGGGCGACGACGACGTGCTGGGCACGCTGAACTTCCTGGACGAGGCCAAACGCCGGGAAGGCGCCGCGCTCGTCCGGCGCGGGGCGAGCTTCTCGCTGGCGCAGCGCTTCGCCGCGGACGGCCCGCAGAAGGGCTGGCGAAGGCGCACCAACCCGATCCACACCATGCTCGACACCGGCCTGGACGCCGAGCGCGGGCAAGGTTTCCCGCACGGGCTGGGCGGCGCCGACGACGTCGTCTTCATGCCTTTGCAGGCCTCGACGCAATGGGACGGTCTCGGCCACATCTTCGACCACGGCATCGCCTGGAACGGCCGGCGCGCCGGAGACGTCGTGACCAGCGAAGGCGACCGGGTCACCGGGATCGAGACCGCATCGGGCCGGATCGCCGGCCGCGGCGTGCTCCTCGACGTCGGCCGGGTGATCGGCGACGACGGCGAGCTGCCGGACGGGTTCGCGATCACCACCGGCCACCTCGAAGCCACCATCGCCGCCCACGGCGCGACCGCGCGCGTCGGCCGCGGTGACCTGCTCCTGGTGCGGACCGGCCGGCTCGCCCGCGCCCGGCGCGAAGGCTGGGGCGACTACGCGGGCGGCCCGGCTCCGGGCCTGTCGTTCACCACGGCGGATTGGCTGCACCGCACGGAAATCGCCGCCATCGCCACCGACACCTGGGGCTTCGAGGTCCGGCCCAACGAGTTCGACGACGCCTTCCAGCCGCTGCACCAGGTCGCCATTCCGCACATCGGTTTGTTCCTCGGCGAGATGTGGGACCTCGACGCCCTCGCGGCCGACTGCGCCGCCGACGGGACGTACGAGTTCTGGCTGACCGCCGACCCGCTGCCCGTGACCGGCGCCGTCGGCGCCCCGGTCGCGCCGATCGCCGTCAAGTGA
- a CDS encoding alpha/beta hydrolase → MLEHISIPRRPIELAADLYRPDDAQPVRAVVLSTPGSSVKEQIGANYASRLAARGIAALVFDPAHQGQSGGEPRDLEDPYRRGEDISFAIDALATIPGIDPHRIGVLGICAGGGYAVHTARTDHRIKAVGVVGPGEIGASFRGFQADGPAAALDSLADARIQEARTGRLTREKWLPDTVAEAEAAGVTDVDLLQALRYYRTERGRNEHSTNRRLTRGDSPLIGFDAFHLVDRLMTQPLQLILAENLDGTGFDESGKRLWDLAPNPVDRTVIKDARHYEMYDVPEYVDAAVDRLATFYTDHL, encoded by the coding sequence ATGCTCGAGCACATCTCCATCCCGCGCCGCCCGATCGAACTCGCCGCCGACCTGTACCGGCCCGACGATGCCCAGCCAGTCCGCGCGGTGGTGCTTTCGACGCCCGGCAGCAGTGTCAAGGAGCAGATCGGCGCGAACTACGCGTCCCGGCTCGCGGCCCGGGGCATCGCGGCGCTCGTCTTCGACCCCGCTCACCAGGGGCAAAGCGGTGGCGAGCCCCGCGACCTCGAAGACCCGTACCGGCGCGGTGAAGACATCTCCTTCGCGATCGACGCGCTCGCCACGATTCCCGGCATCGACCCGCACCGCATCGGCGTCCTCGGCATCTGCGCCGGTGGCGGGTACGCGGTCCACACCGCCCGCACCGACCACCGGATCAAGGCGGTCGGCGTGGTCGGCCCCGGTGAGATCGGTGCCTCGTTCCGCGGCTTCCAGGCCGATGGGCCGGCTGCCGCGCTCGACTCCCTGGCCGACGCCCGCATCCAGGAGGCCCGCACCGGCCGGCTGACCCGTGAGAAGTGGCTGCCCGACACGGTGGCCGAGGCCGAGGCGGCCGGGGTGACCGACGTCGACCTGCTCCAGGCGCTCCGGTACTACCGCACCGAGCGCGGCCGGAACGAGCACTCGACGAACCGCCGCCTCACCCGGGGCGACTCGCCGCTCATCGGGTTCGACGCCTTCCACCTGGTCGACCGGCTCATGACCCAGCCGCTGCAGCTCATCCTCGCCGAGAACCTCGACGGGACCGGCTTCGACGAGTCCGGCAAGCGCCTCTGGGACCTGGCACCCAATCCCGTCGACCGCACGGTGATCAAGGACGCCCGCCACTACGAGATGTACGACGTACCCGAGTACGTCGACGCCGCCGTCGACCGGCTGGCCACCTTCTACACCGACCACCTGTGA
- a CDS encoding fumarylacetoacetate hydrolase family protein encodes MRLATYEHGGTVRAGVVSGDGVHAFAAGVTTLDLARGGLPAALEAGAAALGWPAVPLAEVRLLPPLEPPSIRDFVAFEEHVEGMVAPGSVPPEWYEAPTFYFTNPAALVGAHDDVPVPPGSRSFDFELEVAAVLGPDAIFGYTIMNDWSARDLQRREMRVNLGPAKGKDSATTLGPWLVTADELEPYRDADGFLALAMRVAVNDVEVGQDLLSNMGWPFEELVAYAGRGTRLRAGDVLGSGTCGNGGCLAELWGRRGEEQPPPLQPGDVVEMTVEGVGTIRNTVVPGGVLPPVRPARRRPRNRLQPERT; translated from the coding sequence ATGCGCCTCGCCACCTACGAGCACGGCGGAACCGTGCGCGCGGGCGTCGTCTCCGGCGACGGCGTCCACGCCTTCGCGGCCGGGGTCACCACCCTCGACCTGGCCCGCGGCGGCCTGCCCGCCGCCCTCGAAGCCGGGGCGGCCGCGCTCGGCTGGCCGGCCGTGCCCCTGGCCGAGGTGCGGCTGCTGCCGCCGCTCGAGCCACCGAGCATCCGCGACTTCGTCGCGTTCGAGGAACACGTCGAGGGCATGGTCGCGCCGGGTTCCGTGCCGCCGGAATGGTACGAGGCGCCGACGTTCTACTTCACCAATCCCGCCGCTCTGGTCGGCGCGCACGACGACGTGCCGGTCCCGCCGGGCTCGCGGTCGTTCGACTTCGAGCTGGAGGTCGCTGCCGTGCTGGGGCCGGACGCGATCTTCGGGTACACGATCATGAACGACTGGTCGGCCCGCGACCTGCAACGCCGCGAGATGCGGGTCAACCTCGGCCCGGCCAAGGGCAAGGACTCCGCCACGACGCTCGGGCCGTGGCTCGTGACCGCGGACGAGCTGGAGCCGTACCGGGACGCGGACGGCTTTCTCGCGCTGGCCATGCGGGTCGCGGTCAACGACGTCGAAGTGGGCCAGGACCTGTTGTCCAACATGGGCTGGCCGTTCGAAGAACTCGTCGCCTACGCCGGTCGCGGCACCCGGCTACGGGCCGGGGACGTCCTGGGTTCCGGGACCTGCGGCAACGGCGGGTGCCTGGCCGAGCTGTGGGGGCGGCGCGGCGAGGAGCAACCACCGCCGCTGCAGCCCGGCGACGTCGTCGAGATGACCGTCGAAGGCGTCGGGACGATCCGCAACACCGTCGTGCCCGGTGGGGTGCTGCCGCCGGTGCGCCCGGCGCGGCGACGGCCCCGGAACCGGCTCCAGCCTGAAAGGACCTGA
- a CDS encoding acyl-CoA dehydrogenase family protein → MTDAELSGLDAETLSMILSAIGEFADRNLTTELLLRLDRDDECPEAVVRRMCGDDLGIHLLFVPDDHGGMGAGSLDVCRVCERMAGIDLGVATSVLATALGSDPIAVGATPDQKKTWLGRMAAEGLLFAYGATEPEAGSDLGALKTVAVPVVEDGRTTGYRITGRKQWISNGGIADAYSVLANAPGGPSWFVVERDAPGFTRAKPEDKHGIRLSNTAALFLDDVAVTPDALVGGTEGRGLLQAQLVFGHTRLMVAAFGLGAGWAALDRAIAYAADRIQAGGPLSRKQGYTHGAPAADLVRCPPRRRTLGRGLGRSPEARCRLPRGRSAPRGASMTPAPVVGCRPTELEGLSGKPSAQRASRVGRAMRRHPDGRGVAVGAGASPGGALAEDVVDRLLQDLRLGGQD, encoded by the coding sequence ATGACTGATGCCGAGTTGAGCGGTCTGGACGCCGAAACGCTGTCGATGATCCTTTCGGCGATCGGGGAGTTCGCCGACCGGAACCTGACCACCGAGCTGCTGTTGCGGCTCGACCGCGACGACGAATGCCCGGAGGCGGTGGTCCGCCGCATGTGCGGCGACGATCTCGGGATCCACCTGCTGTTCGTCCCGGACGACCACGGCGGGATGGGGGCGGGCAGCCTCGACGTGTGCCGCGTCTGCGAGCGCATGGCCGGGATCGACCTCGGCGTCGCGACCAGCGTGCTCGCCACCGCGCTGGGCAGTGACCCGATCGCCGTCGGCGCGACCCCGGACCAGAAGAAGACGTGGCTGGGCCGCATGGCCGCCGAGGGGCTGCTGTTCGCCTACGGGGCAACGGAACCCGAGGCCGGCAGTGACCTCGGGGCCCTCAAGACCGTCGCCGTCCCGGTCGTCGAGGACGGCCGCACCACCGGGTACCGGATCACCGGCCGCAAGCAGTGGATCAGCAACGGCGGCATCGCCGACGCCTACAGCGTGCTGGCGAACGCGCCGGGCGGACCGAGCTGGTTCGTCGTCGAGCGCGACGCGCCCGGGTTCACGCGGGCCAAACCGGAGGACAAGCACGGCATCCGGCTGAGCAACACCGCCGCGCTGTTCCTCGACGACGTCGCGGTCACCCCGGACGCGCTCGTCGGCGGGACCGAAGGCCGAGGGCTGCTGCAGGCCCAGCTGGTGTTCGGGCACACCCGGCTGATGGTCGCCGCGTTCGGGCTCGGCGCGGGCTGGGCGGCGCTCGACCGGGCGATCGCCTACGCCGCCGACCGGATCCAGGCCGGCGGTCCCTTGTCGCGCAAGCAGGGCTACACGCACGGCGCTCCGGCGGCGGATCTCGTGCGCTGTCCGCCAAGGCGACGAACGCTGGGTCGTGGTCTGGGTAGGTCCCCTGAAGCGCGATGCCGGCTGCCTCGCGGACGTTCTGCTCCTCGTGGTGCATCGATGACTCCAGCGCCAGTCGTCGGATGTCGGCCGACGGAGCTGGAAGGTTTGAGCGGCAAGCCTTCGGCCCAGCGGGCGAGCCGGGTCGGTCGGGCGATGCGCCGGCACCCGGATGGGCGCGGCGTGGCAGTGGGTGCCGGTGCATCACCCGGTGGGGCGCTGGCCGAGGACGTGGTCGACCGCCTCCTGCAGGATCTCCGTCTCGGTGGTCAGGATTGA
- a CDS encoding MFS transporter — protein MSEHLASSRPATAPSTGGRRPGTAQLLILLSASCLSVLGAVLIAPVLPQLKDAFAGVPGADVLAAVVLTVPALLIGLTAPFAGLIVDKVDRKRLLLIALVCYAITGTAPLYLPSLPAILISRVVVGVCEAAIMTCATTLIGDYWSGARRSRYLSLQTLVASLSATVFLALGGALGARSWRTPFWVYAVALVLVPLTAKLIWRPDTKAAAGRRLAPLPWRALLTPYLVTFIGGIVFYTLIVELSFVLTEAGLGSTAAIGGISALMSVATAAGCVVFARLSHRTPRTLLPVAFGLSAIGFALVFATGSVPVISAGAAVAGFGTGMLLPTLLTWAVNGLEFEQRGRGTGGWTAALFIGEFLCPLLIAAIGAGAGGLRPAIGVLGLAAAAMAALCVVATRRHNPRLDLTAG, from the coding sequence ATGTCCGAACACCTCGCGAGTTCCCGCCCGGCCACGGCCCCCTCGACGGGCGGCCGCCGGCCGGGAACGGCTCAGCTGCTGATCCTGTTGTCCGCCAGCTGCTTGTCCGTGCTCGGCGCCGTGCTCATCGCACCGGTACTGCCTCAGCTGAAGGACGCTTTCGCCGGCGTACCCGGCGCCGACGTCCTCGCGGCGGTGGTGCTCACGGTTCCCGCGCTGCTGATCGGGCTCACCGCGCCGTTCGCGGGCCTGATCGTCGACAAGGTCGATCGCAAACGGCTGCTGCTGATCGCCTTGGTGTGCTACGCGATCACCGGCACCGCCCCGCTGTACCTGCCTTCCCTGCCGGCGATCCTGATCAGCCGCGTCGTGGTCGGCGTGTGCGAGGCGGCGATCATGACCTGTGCCACGACGCTGATCGGTGACTACTGGTCCGGGGCGCGCCGCAGCCGCTACCTGAGCCTGCAGACGCTCGTCGCGTCGTTGTCCGCGACGGTGTTCCTGGCTTTGGGCGGTGCGTTGGGCGCGCGCAGCTGGCGGACGCCGTTCTGGGTGTACGCGGTCGCGCTCGTGCTGGTCCCGCTGACCGCGAAACTCATCTGGCGGCCGGACACCAAGGCCGCCGCGGGACGGCGTCTGGCGCCGCTGCCGTGGCGTGCCTTGCTGACGCCGTATCTGGTCACCTTCATCGGCGGCATCGTTTTCTACACCCTGATCGTGGAACTGTCCTTTGTGCTCACCGAAGCCGGGCTCGGGTCGACGGCGGCGATCGGCGGCATCAGCGCCCTGATGTCGGTGGCCACCGCCGCCGGGTGCGTCGTCTTCGCCCGGCTGTCCCACCGGACGCCGCGCACGCTGCTACCGGTGGCGTTCGGGCTGTCGGCGATCGGCTTCGCTCTCGTGTTCGCGACCGGTTCGGTCCCGGTGATCTCGGCCGGTGCCGCCGTCGCCGGGTTCGGCACCGGCATGCTCCTGCCCACGCTGCTGACGTGGGCCGTGAACGGGCTGGAGTTCGAGCAGCGCGGCCGGGGTACCGGCGGGTGGACCGCGGCGCTGTTCATCGGCGAGTTCCTCTGCCCCCTGCTGATCGCCGCGATCGGCGCGGGCGCCGGCGGCCTGCGTCCGGCCATCGGCGTGCTCGGTCTGGCCGCCGCGGCCATGGCCGCGCTCTGCGTGGTCGCCACCCGGCGGCACAACCCCCGGCTCGACCTGACGGCCGGCTGA
- a CDS encoding ANTAR domain-containing protein, whose amino-acid sequence MDERLLDERDAARRVDDVTAALDRLASTFAEEEELLVVLQRVCRQVMHAVPDAEIASITLLREGAPYTATATGDTAHHVDQAQYDAGRGPCLEAARTGELQRVTVTEAAEQWPEFAAAASRSAVVAYLSAPLFVDHQYHGSLNLYDTGGNSFGALDAALLDLYTSAAESALRSTRRHQAARETMGQLRTALTSRAVIDQAKGILMALHSIKSDDAFELLVKASQEQNRKLREVAQNFVAEATSRP is encoded by the coding sequence ATGGACGAAAGACTGCTTGACGAGCGGGACGCCGCGCGGAGAGTGGACGACGTCACCGCCGCCTTGGACCGGCTGGCCAGCACCTTCGCGGAAGAAGAGGAACTGCTGGTGGTCCTGCAACGGGTGTGCCGGCAGGTCATGCACGCCGTGCCGGACGCGGAGATCGCCAGCATCACGCTGCTGCGCGAAGGCGCTCCGTACACCGCGACTGCGACCGGTGACACCGCGCACCACGTCGATCAGGCCCAGTACGACGCCGGGCGAGGCCCCTGCCTGGAGGCCGCCCGGACCGGCGAGCTCCAACGGGTGACGGTGACCGAGGCGGCCGAACAGTGGCCCGAGTTCGCGGCGGCGGCAAGCAGATCCGCGGTCGTCGCCTACCTGTCCGCCCCGCTGTTCGTCGACCACCAGTACCACGGTTCGCTCAACCTGTACGACACCGGCGGCAACAGCTTCGGCGCACTCGACGCGGCGCTGCTGGACTTGTACACCTCCGCCGCCGAGTCCGCGCTGCGCAGCACCCGCCGCCACCAAGCCGCCCGCGAAACCATGGGACAGCTCCGCACCGCCCTGACCTCTCGCGCGGTGATCGACCAGGCGAAGGGCATCCTCATGGCCCTGCACAGCATCAAGTCCGACGACGCTTTCGAACTGCTCGTCAAAGCATCGCAGGAGCAGAACCGGAAACTGCGGGAAGTCGCCCAGAACTTCGTGGCCGAAGCCACGAGCCGGCCGTGA